A region from the Aquimarina sp. ERC-38 genome encodes:
- a CDS encoding T9SS type A sorting domain-containing protein, which produces MKTTKFLGVLFIIAFNLQFLTAQNAKSRCLANAEAICNLGSSISLIDRKQYDILVDELSSCSLNNAVTLYAQSLLILNTSHLNGLSGERRERGYRYLKKAAALGYEKADIRLAISYMTNTYLNKFPFQDGGIKAQEIFQKYPNNSIAQYGLGYIALKNLGQREITGYPTAKKYFLQSGLPMANYWLGIMQYFGYGFTPDKALGLDMIKKSGVAHAQEVYDFLKKRNPSTIDTKLTDRNTYDDIIAYEDRLFNRDITSVEFLNKRMTGEVMERTYDNKYELRRSRITIRIESDMIQNPDGSYNVEISTGYLSLKNHKTRGKLNGNIISINQDAGPVSISFRDADEWNPFVKNNFYGMTDFRIMNIPKTSPWGTTRYVIESMRTYDSRNAEKGVRLMLFTSILPDISFGLGAKNALNTANNFAKVHPNPFTNSFSVSYNLDTSSKVRIEIFDLMGNKVIGDAKEVEKQKGLNTATFNSSKLLKGNHIIRFTINGEVFTQTITKI; this is translated from the coding sequence ATGAAAACAACAAAATTTTTGGGCGTACTATTTATAATAGCGTTCAACCTTCAATTTCTCACTGCTCAAAATGCAAAGAGCAGGTGCCTTGCAAATGCCGAAGCTATTTGCAACCTTGGTTCTAGTATTAGTTTAATTGATAGAAAACAATATGATATCCTTGTAGATGAATTATCCTCGTGTTCTTTAAACAATGCTGTGACCCTTTATGCGCAATCCTTGCTGATCCTTAATACTAGTCATTTGAATGGTTTAAGTGGAGAGAGAAGGGAAAGGGGGTACCGTTATTTAAAGAAAGCAGCTGCTTTAGGCTACGAAAAAGCGGATATAAGGCTTGCTATTTCTTATATGACAAATACCTACCTTAATAAATTTCCTTTCCAAGATGGTGGTATAAAGGCACAAGAGATCTTCCAGAAATATCCAAATAACTCAATTGCCCAGTATGGACTGGGTTACATTGCCCTGAAAAATCTTGGTCAAAGAGAAATTACAGGATACCCTACAGCTAAAAAATACTTTCTACAAAGTGGTTTACCAATGGCTAACTATTGGTTAGGTATCATGCAATATTTTGGCTACGGGTTCACCCCTGACAAGGCATTAGGTTTAGATATGATTAAAAAATCAGGGGTCGCCCATGCCCAGGAAGTTTATGACTTTTTGAAAAAGCGAAACCCTTCTACCATTGATACTAAGTTGACAGATAGGAATACTTATGATGATATAATAGCATACGAAGATCGGCTTTTTAACCGGGATATAACATCCGTTGAGTTTCTAAATAAAAGGATGACAGGTGAGGTCATGGAACGGACTTACGACAATAAATATGAACTAAGGAGAAGTAGGATAACCATACGTATTGAATCCGATATGATCCAAAATCCGGATGGTTCGTATAATGTCGAAATATCTACAGGATACCTTAGTCTCAAAAATCATAAAACCCGTGGCAAGTTAAATGGGAATATTATCTCTATAAACCAAGATGCTGGACCGGTTAGTATAAGTTTTAGAGATGCTGATGAATGGAACCCCTTTGTAAAAAATAATTTTTACGGGATGACAGATTTTAGGATAATGAACATACCTAAAACCAGTCCATGGGGGACGACAAGGTACGTTATAGAAAGTATGAGAACTTACGATAGCCGTAATGCTGAAAAAGGGGTTCGTCTGATGTTATTTACATCCATTCTACCGGACATATCCTTTGGACTTGGAGCCAAAAATGCTTTAAACACTGCTAATAATTTTGCTAAGGTACACCCCAACCCTTTTACCAATAGCTTTTCAGTTTCATATAACCTAGACACTAGCTCTAAGGTAAGGATAGAAATCTTTGACCTTATGGGGAATAAAGTTATTGGGGATGCCAAAGAAGTAGAAAAACAAAAAGGTCTCAACACGGCTACTTTTAATAGTTCAAAATTGCTTAAAGGCAACCACATTATACGCTTTACTATAAATGGTGAAGTATTTACACAAACAATTACCAAAATATAA